TTTTTGATGGAAAAATACAGCAAGCAACAAAAAGAAATAGCAACAAGAATTGATTCTGAAGACTTCATACCTAAGTGGAAAGATTGGAATTGGCAATTGAAACATTCAATTCGGGATATTGAAACTTTCGAGAAACTACTTGGAATAAATTTTGAGTCATCTGAAAAAGAGAAGCTTAAAGAAACATTGGAAAAATTCCCATTGTCTATTACACCTTACTACCTATCGCTGATAGATACTGATGATTTTAGAAATGATCCTATTTTTCTCCAGTCGTTTCCTTCACCTGAAGAACTAATTGTATCACCAGAAGAACTTAAAGATCCCCTATCCGAAGATATAGATAGCCCCGTAGAGGGCATAACTCACAGATATCCGGACAGGGTTCTTTTCCACATAAGCAATATTTGTTCCATGTATTGCCGCCATTGCACACGTAAAAGAAAAGTTGGGGACATTGATTGCATACCTGAAAAAGATAAAATACTCAAAGGCATCGAGTATATCAGGAACACGCCACGAATAAGGGATGTGTTACTTTCAGGCGGCGATCCTTTAATGTTGTCTGATGATTACCTGGATTGGATACTTTCTGAAATAACGAGTATTCCCCATGTAGAAGTGATCCGAATTGGCAGCAGGATGCCAGTTGTACTTCCATACCGGATTACAGATGAACTTGTGGATGTTTTGAAAAAATATCATCCTATCTGGCTAAATACACATTTCAATCATCCCAGAGAAGTCACATTGTCATCCAGGCAAGCGCTTAAAAAGCTTGCAGATGCCGGCATTCCTCTTGGAAATCAAAGTGTATTACTTGCAGGTGTAAATGATTGCCAGAGAATTATAAAAAAGCTGGTTCAAAAATTAGTTCAAAATCGTGTTCGACCATATTATCTGTATC
The Candidatus Cloacimonadota bacterium genome window above contains:
- the ablA gene encoding lysine 2,3-aminomutase yields the protein MEKYSKQQKEIATRIDSEDFIPKWKDWNWQLKHSIRDIETFEKLLGINFESSEKEKLKETLEKFPLSITPYYLSLIDTDDFRNDPIFLQSFPSPEELIVSPEELKDPLSEDIDSPVEGITHRYPDRVLFHISNICSMYCRHCTRKRKVGDIDCIPEKDKILKGIEYIRNTPRIRDVLLSGGDPLMLSDDYLDWILSEITSIPHVEVIRIGSRMPVVLPYRITDELVDVLKKYHPIWLNTHFNHPREVTLSSRQALKKLADAGIPLGNQSVLLAGVNDCQRIIKKLVQKLVQNRVRPYYLYQCDLSEGLSHFRTPVGKGIEIMENLIGHTSGFAVPTYVIDAPHGGGKIPVMPNYIISWSTNRVILRNYEGVITTYKEPESYKQVYCDRDCEKCDLQLKLDDAIEYKGIGIAKLLADYDDTTSLVPKHNERMERRS